In a single window of the Bacteroidales bacterium genome:
- a CDS encoding T9SS type A sorting domain-containing protein, with amino-acid sequence MKTLYLTLLLLLGSFAFLNGQVTIQQSSLPAPGDTFAYIVDQNPSIAFNYTQANATWNFASLQNDTIKYATYGISSQLPFISSFPGSNLYTYGPGILYGGLGGAAPYYNNFGHMLFATNSNGFYTVGFRSDFGFGMTNVLVQPNELLMKVPFSYQDSTYQESSWEINYHAVSTDYDTIYKRFNFKTLVAKGYGTLITPYGTFNQCLAVEEHLRFYDTIYIKYGTMTLYKTLAQADTVITVHVWSENKVNALLTAYYNPQTMACTSIEYMNYEDLNHVQPLSISTQSHFYPNPIKAGSTCTISIPADVVSITTINGKAIQNITVQNNQITIPHYLKQGEYIIAIYKNNKIVHKSPLIIQND; translated from the coding sequence ATGAAAACTTTATACCTTACTTTACTTTTATTATTAGGTTCATTTGCCTTTTTAAATGGACAAGTTACAATACAGCAATCATCGCTACCCGCACCCGGCGACACATTTGCATATATTGTTGACCAAAATCCGAGCATAGCCTTTAATTATACACAAGCTAATGCCACATGGAATTTTGCTTCATTGCAAAACGACACTATAAAATATGCAACATATGGAATAAGCTCTCAACTTCCATTTATATCAAGCTTTCCAGGTTCTAATTTATATACTTATGGTCCTGGTATTCTTTACGGTGGTTTAGGTGGAGCTGCCCCCTATTACAACAATTTTGGACATATGCTTTTTGCTACCAATAGCAACGGTTTTTATACCGTAGGTTTTCGAAGCGATTTTGGATTTGGAATGACTAATGTGCTTGTTCAACCCAATGAGCTGCTTATGAAAGTTCCTTTTTCCTATCAAGATTCAACCTATCAGGAATCGAGCTGGGAAATAAACTACCATGCTGTTTCAACCGACTATGATACCATATACAAAAGGTTTAATTTTAAAACACTGGTCGCTAAAGGTTACGGGACACTGATAACTCCTTATGGCACGTTTAATCAATGCCTAGCTGTTGAAGAGCATTTGCGTTTCTACGACACCATTTATATTAAATACGGAACCATGACATTATATAAAACTCTAGCACAAGCCGATACAGTAATAACCGTCCATGTATGGAGCGAAAATAAAGTTAATGCTTTACTCACAGCTTATTACAACCCACAAACCATGGCTTGTACATCTATTGAATATATGAATTATGAAGATCTAAACCATGTTCAACCTCTATCAATTTCAACGCAAAGCCATTTTTATCCCAATCCTATTAAAGCAGGCAGCACCTGCACCATTTCTATTCCTGCCGATGTTGTTTCGATTACAACTATCAACGGAAAAGCTATTCAAAACATAACTGTGCAAAACAACCAAATAACTATCCCCCACTACCTAAAACAAGGTGAATATATCATTGCTATTTATAAAAATAACAAGATTGTTCATAAAAGTCCTTTAATAATCCAAAATGACTAA
- a CDS encoding deoxyribodipyrimidine photo-lyase — MTKDRISIFWFRRDLRLNDNHALWQALQSKFPTLPIFIFDEYFFKQFPSNDRRFNLIYDQLFQLNLELKKYQSGIQIYKGKTTEIFHHLLRKYDIASVFCNEDYEPYAIQRDHELQIMLQKVGIPFSTFKDQVIFHKDEVIKENGQPYTIYTPYKNKWISLFSLKHIKNYPSETLLHKLYQHHTPFPSKKDLGIINHLYHLKPLNLKNIAEYENIRDYPYRSGTSNASVYLRFGLISIRELIQNTININQHFIHELIWREFFMQILYHFPYVEHSNFKSQYNQLQWSNNEKHFELWTKGQTGYPLVDAGMRELNTTGYMHNRVRMIVASFLTKHLLIDWRWGEAYFAQHLLDYELSSNNGNWQWAASTGCDAVPYFRIFNPTTQIEKYDKKLEYIKQWIPDYHPQKYIAPIINHEEARHRALEAYKRIRLPN, encoded by the coding sequence ATGACTAAAGACCGCATTAGTATTTTCTGGTTTAGACGCGATTTACGTCTAAACGATAATCATGCACTTTGGCAAGCCTTACAATCCAAATTTCCTACCTTACCCATCTTTATTTTTGATGAGTACTTTTTCAAACAATTCCCATCAAACGATAGGCGGTTCAATTTAATTTATGACCAATTATTTCAACTAAACCTTGAATTAAAAAAATATCAGTCGGGCATTCAGATTTACAAAGGTAAGACAACCGAAATTTTTCATCATCTTCTTAGAAAATATGATATAGCAAGCGTTTTTTGCAACGAAGACTATGAGCCTTATGCCATTCAACGCGATCATGAATTGCAAATCATGCTTCAAAAAGTGGGAATTCCTTTTTCTACTTTTAAAGACCAAGTTATTTTCCACAAAGATGAAGTTATTAAAGAAAATGGTCAACCTTATACTATTTACACCCCTTACAAAAACAAATGGATTTCGTTATTTTCACTAAAACATATAAAAAACTACCCATCTGAAACATTATTACATAAATTGTATCAACACCATACACCTTTTCCTAGTAAAAAAGATTTAGGTATAATAAACCACCTCTACCATCTTAAACCGTTAAATTTAAAAAACATAGCTGAATACGAAAATATTCGCGATTATCCCTATCGATCGGGCACGTCAAATGCTTCGGTTTACTTGCGATTCGGACTCATTAGCATTAGAGAACTTATACAAAATACCATCAACATAAATCAGCATTTTATTCATGAACTTATTTGGCGTGAGTTTTTCATGCAAATTTTATATCATTTTCCATATGTCGAGCATTCTAATTTTAAATCGCAGTATAATCAACTCCAATGGTCAAATAATGAAAAACATTTCGAACTATGGACTAAAGGGCAAACCGGTTATCCACTTGTAGATGCTGGCATGCGGGAATTAAATACTACCGGATATATGCACAACCGTGTTCGCATGATTGTTGCCTCGTTTCTAACTAAGCATCTTTTAATTGATTGGCGCTGGGGCGAAGCCTATTTTGCTCAACACTTACTCGATTATGAACTCAGTTCCAACAATGGCAATTGGCAATGGGCAGCAAGTACCGGTTGCGATGCTGTTCCCTATTTTAGAATATTTAATCCTACTACACAAATCGAAAAATATGACAAAAAATTGGAATATATCAAACAATGGATACCCGATTATCATCCACAAAAATATATAGCACCCATTATAAATCACGAAGAAGCAAGACACCGGGCACTCGAAGCCTATAAAAGAATAAGGCTGCCCAATTGA
- a CDS encoding MFS transporter gives MVENIRKSLRESKTARWTALAIVAFTMLCGYYLTDVMAPLKGLLENQLGWNSNEYGFFTSAYGWFNVFLFMLIIGGIILDKMGIRFTGLMATSIMVIGAGLKYYAISTNTLEGITWHILWFDAKAQVMLAALGYAIFGVGVEVAGITVSKTIVKWFKGKEMALAMGLEMATARIGTALALATSVPIAESLGHVSKPILMALLMLCIGLIGFIVYVFMDVKLDKENADFNKENNIVNDEEAFRISDIFKIITNKGWWYIALLCVLFYSAVFPFLKYATDLMVQKFNVPQDLAGLIPAMLPFGTILLTPFFGNLYDRKGKGATIMIIGSFLLIFVHSMFAIPFINHWLIAIVLIIILGIGFSLVPSAMWPSVPKIIPENQLGSAYSLIFWVQNWGLMGVPALIGWVLDAYCVVGYRAMPDGKTAAIYDYTLPMIIFTSFSLLALLFAFLLKAEDKKKGYGLELPNIKK, from the coding sequence ATGGTTGAAAATATAAGAAAATCGTTAAGAGAAAGTAAAACAGCTCGTTGGACAGCGCTAGCTATAGTTGCTTTTACAATGTTATGTGGTTATTATTTAACCGATGTAATGGCACCATTAAAAGGATTACTTGAAAATCAATTAGGTTGGAATAGCAATGAATATGGGTTCTTTACCAGTGCCTATGGATGGTTTAATGTATTTTTATTTATGCTCATTATTGGCGGTATTATACTCGATAAAATGGGTATTCGCTTTACAGGACTAATGGCTACATCTATTATGGTTATTGGTGCTGGTTTAAAATATTATGCTATATCAACAAATACTTTAGAAGGCATTACTTGGCATATTTTATGGTTCGATGCCAAAGCTCAAGTTATGTTAGCTGCTCTTGGTTATGCTATTTTTGGTGTAGGCGTTGAAGTTGCCGGTATTACTGTTTCAAAAACTATTGTAAAATGGTTTAAAGGAAAAGAAATGGCTTTGGCAATGGGACTTGAAATGGCAACAGCTCGTATCGGTACTGCTTTGGCTTTAGCAACTTCAGTTCCAATTGCTGAATCATTAGGGCATGTTTCTAAACCTATTTTGATGGCTTTACTTATGCTTTGTATTGGTCTTATTGGTTTTATCGTATATGTGTTTATGGATGTGAAATTAGATAAGGAAAATGCAGACTTTAATAAAGAAAATAATATTGTTAATGATGAAGAAGCTTTTCGCATTTCCGATATTTTTAAAATCATTACCAATAAAGGCTGGTGGTACATTGCTTTATTGTGTGTACTTTTCTATTCAGCCGTTTTCCCATTTTTAAAATATGCAACCGATTTAATGGTTCAAAAATTTAATGTGCCTCAAGATTTAGCCGGCTTAATACCTGCTATGTTGCCTTTTGGAACAATTCTCTTAACTCCATTTTTTGGTAATTTATATGACCGTAAAGGCAAAGGAGCTACTATTATGATTATTGGCTCGTTTTTATTGATTTTTGTTCATTCTATGTTTGCTATTCCTTTTATCAATCATTGGTTAATTGCTATCGTTTTAATCATTATCTTAGGAATAGGTTTTTCATTGGTACCTTCGGCAATGTGGCCCTCTGTTCCTAAAATTATTCCCGAAAATCAATTAGGATCTGCTTATTCGCTAATTTTCTGGGTTCAGAATTGGGGTTTGATGGGCGTTCCTGCTTTAATTGGATGGGTTTTAGATGCCTATTGTGTTGTTGGATATCGTGCAATGCCCGATGGTAAAACTGCTGCTATTTATGATTATACATTACCTATGATTATTTTTACAAGCTTTAGCTTATTGGCTTTGCTTTTTGCTTTCTTATTAAAAGCTGAAGATAAGAAAAAGGGCTATGGACTTGAATTACCTAATATTAAGAAGTAA